The Halomonas sp. KG2 genome contains a region encoding:
- the rimK gene encoding 30S ribosomal protein S6--L-glutamate ligase, producing MHIALLSRNRNLYSTRRLIEAAEQRGHTARVVDTLRCYMSIASHHPSIHYKGAEIEPFDAVIPRIGASVTFYGCAVLRQFEMMGTYVINDSVAITRSRDKLRSLQLLSRKGLGLPITGFAHSPDDIPDLITMVKGAPLVIKLLEGTQGIGVVLAETNQAAESVIQAFMGMKTNIMVQEYIKEARGADIRCLVIGDKVVASMKRQAAEGEFRSNLHRGGTASVIRITPEERSTAIRAAKAMGLRVAGVDLLRSNHGPVIMEVNSSPGLQGIENATGKDIASMIIEHIEKNAMPVRKAPPKPKG from the coding sequence ATGCATATTGCCCTGCTTTCGCGCAATCGCAATCTATATTCTACTCGCCGCCTTATTGAGGCCGCCGAACAGCGTGGGCACACCGCTCGCGTGGTAGACACGCTGCGCTGCTATATGAGCATCGCCTCCCACCATCCGTCGATTCATTATAAAGGCGCTGAAATCGAGCCATTTGATGCCGTCATTCCTCGTATAGGGGCATCGGTTACCTTTTATGGCTGCGCCGTACTGCGTCAATTTGAAATGATGGGCACCTACGTTATAAACGACTCTGTTGCCATCACCCGTTCACGGGATAAGTTACGCTCGCTACAGCTTCTCTCAAGGAAGGGGCTGGGCTTGCCCATCACGGGTTTCGCCCACTCTCCTGATGACATTCCTGACCTTATTACCATGGTCAAGGGTGCTCCACTGGTCATCAAGTTGCTGGAAGGGACGCAAGGTATCGGCGTTGTACTTGCTGAAACCAACCAGGCAGCCGAGTCGGTTATTCAAGCGTTTATGGGCATGAAAACCAACATCATGGTGCAGGAGTATATTAAAGAGGCGCGCGGTGCCGATATTCGCTGTCTGGTGATTGGCGATAAAGTGGTTGCGTCGATGAAGCGTCAGGCAGCCGAAGGTGAATTCCGTTCAAACCTGCACCGTGGGGGCACCGCCAGCGTCATCCGCATTACCCCCGAAGAGCGCTCAACGGCCATTCGAGCGGCAAAAGCTATGGGACTGCGCGTTGCCGGTGTCGACTTACTGCGCTCAAACCATGGACCGGTGATTATGGAGGTCAACTCATCACCTGGATTACAAGGTATTGAGAATGCAACAGGCAAAGATATCGCCAGCATGATCATCGAACACATCGAAAAAAATGCCATGCCAGTGCGTAAAGCGCCACCCAAGCCTAAAGGCTAA
- a CDS encoding cysteine desulfurase, whose translation MPHSVIEKPSVLAPAAFDVEALRNDFPILKREVHGKPLVYLDNAATSQTPQQVIDVFSDYYSRYNANIHRGLHTLSDEATAAFEATRHRVKAFLNAEDARQIIFTRGTTEAINLVVQSWGRSQLAAGDEVLISMLEHHSNIVPWQLLAAEIGFTIKVIPVEANGALDMAAYRALLNERTKLVAVNHVSNALGTINPVKEMATLAHQHGALILVDGAQAAPHQPVDVQDIDADFYAFSGHKIYGPTGVGVLYGKQTLLEAMPPWQGGGEMIKTVSFDVGTTFAALPHKFEAGTPAIAEVIALGRAIEWLEGVGVEAIGAWEAVLLEHATAAVSQIDGLRILGTAPHKAGVLSFVVEGAHSQDIGLLIDQLGVAIRTGHHCAQPLLHHFGVDATCRASFAAYNTLQEIDTFVAALKRVIGMVR comes from the coding sequence ATGCCCCATAGCGTGATTGAGAAACCCTCCGTGCTCGCCCCTGCTGCCTTTGATGTTGAGGCGCTGCGCAACGACTTCCCGATACTGAAACGGGAAGTGCATGGAAAGCCGTTGGTATATCTAGATAATGCCGCGACAAGCCAAACGCCCCAGCAGGTTATTGACGTATTCAGCGACTATTACTCGCGTTATAACGCCAATATCCACCGGGGGCTGCACACCTTGTCAGATGAGGCGACAGCTGCGTTTGAAGCCACACGGCATCGCGTTAAGGCGTTTCTCAATGCGGAAGATGCACGCCAGATTATCTTTACGCGGGGCACGACTGAAGCAATCAACCTAGTGGTGCAAAGTTGGGGACGCTCCCAGCTTGCTGCGGGTGATGAAGTGCTAATTTCAATGTTGGAGCATCACTCCAATATTGTCCCTTGGCAGCTATTGGCGGCTGAAATCGGCTTTACCATTAAGGTCATTCCCGTTGAGGCTAATGGGGCGCTAGACATGGCGGCGTACCGCGCGCTGCTCAATGAGCGCACTAAACTAGTGGCAGTCAATCATGTCTCTAATGCGTTGGGCACCATTAACCCAGTAAAAGAGATGGCCACGCTGGCCCATCAGCACGGTGCGCTTATTCTGGTGGATGGTGCTCAGGCAGCGCCGCACCAGCCGGTTGATGTTCAGGATATTGATGCTGATTTCTATGCGTTCTCTGGGCATAAAATTTATGGCCCTACTGGCGTTGGCGTACTGTACGGTAAGCAGACCTTATTAGAAGCGATGCCGCCTTGGCAGGGTGGCGGCGAGATGATTAAAACGGTCTCTTTTGACGTCGGCACCACCTTTGCGGCACTTCCGCATAAATTCGAGGCTGGCACTCCCGCGATTGCGGAGGTGATTGCTTTGGGGCGCGCTATTGAGTGGTTAGAAGGCGTAGGCGTGGAGGCGATTGGCGCTTGGGAAGCCGTGTTGCTGGAACATGCCACTGCAGCGGTAAGCCAAATAGATGGCTTGCGCATACTTGGCACGGCGCCGCATAAAGCTGGCGTGCTGTCGTTTGTGGTCGAAGGCGCCCATTCCCAGGACATTGGGCTGCTGATTGATCAGCTAGGCGTCGCTATTCGTACCGGGCATCACTGTGCGCAACCATTGCTACATCATTTTGGCGTAGATGCTACGTGTCGTGCCTCATTTGCGGCGTATAATACGCTTCAAGAGATAGATACGTTTGTTGCAGCGCTAAAGCGTGTGATTGGAATGGTACGTTAA
- a CDS encoding YdcF family protein, with the protein MHSLLLRYIKRFLMSLGALMLLATLLFIVGNFWVVASTARYIDERFAECRPTDVAIVFGTSNWTRSGFRNPHFNARMRTSARLIADQRVSHLLISGDNRTQAYNEPRAMWRDLYRRGVPADQLTMDFAGFSTYDTLARARDVFQLDKALLVTQSWHLPRAVFIGRALGMDVTGCVAEEKSAAGEWRLKMREWVARVATLGDLYIWGREPYFLGSPEPIELNASSNVDEVSRLPVGLDIYHYIVRSAQTSHEQAAGDQ; encoded by the coding sequence ATGCACAGCTTGCTATTACGTTACATAAAACGTTTTTTGATGTCGCTAGGAGCGCTTATGCTGCTGGCGACATTGCTGTTTATAGTTGGTAATTTTTGGGTGGTCGCCAGTACGGCACGCTATATTGATGAGCGCTTTGCAGAGTGCCGACCAACCGATGTGGCGATCGTGTTTGGGACCTCTAATTGGACACGCAGCGGCTTTCGCAACCCACACTTTAACGCCCGTATGCGAACCTCTGCGCGCCTGATTGCCGATCAGCGAGTCAGTCATTTATTGATCTCTGGGGATAATCGTACTCAAGCCTATAACGAGCCTCGCGCCATGTGGCGTGATCTTTATCGTCGCGGTGTGCCAGCAGACCAGCTCACCATGGATTTTGCTGGGTTCAGTACCTATGACACGCTTGCGCGCGCTAGAGATGTCTTTCAGTTAGATAAGGCGTTGCTGGTTACTCAGAGTTGGCATCTTCCCCGTGCGGTTTTTATTGGTCGCGCATTAGGAATGGATGTAACTGGCTGTGTAGCGGAAGAGAAATCTGCTGCTGGGGAGTGGCGGTTGAAAATGCGCGAATGGGTGGCGCGGGTCGCTACGTTAGGTGATCTATATATTTGGGGAAGAGAGCCTTACTTTCTAGGCTCTCCAGAACCTATCGAATTAAACGCTAGTAGCAACGTCGACGAAGTGTCTCGCCTCCCTGTTGGACTTGATATTTACCACTACATTGTGAGGTCGGCGCAGACGTCACATGAGCAGGCGGCGGGGGATCAATAG
- the sufT gene encoding putative Fe-S cluster assembly protein SufT — protein sequence MDIEQVASLERGQKLPLQRDVDAIAIPFGKTETLAEDSVVSVMQAKGSSVSVGFEGRLYLIEGRNLDALGLEPLPRPTLPESASDEEIEQFVWEQLRTCFDPEIPVNIVDLGLVYGCRLERLISGERMVTIRMTLTAPGCGMGDVIAADARNKILGAPQINKVHTEIVFSPPWSRDMMSDEAKLELGMF from the coding sequence ATGGATATTGAGCAAGTGGCCAGCCTTGAACGTGGTCAAAAACTGCCGCTTCAGCGTGATGTTGACGCCATTGCTATTCCGTTTGGCAAAACGGAGACGCTGGCCGAAGACAGCGTTGTCAGCGTGATGCAAGCGAAGGGCAGCTCGGTAAGTGTTGGCTTTGAAGGACGGCTTTATCTTATTGAAGGGCGTAATTTGGATGCATTGGGGCTGGAGCCATTGCCACGCCCAACGCTGCCTGAAAGTGCCAGCGATGAAGAAATTGAACAGTTTGTCTGGGAGCAGTTGCGTACCTGCTTCGATCCCGAAATACCGGTTAATATTGTTGATCTAGGGTTGGTCTATGGTTGCCGTCTTGAGCGCTTGATAAGTGGCGAGCGGATGGTCACTATTCGTATGACGCTGACCGCACCAGGCTGTGGAATGGGCGATGTCATTGCGGCGGATGCGCGAAATAAAATCCTAGGTGCGCCTCAGATTAACAAGGTACATACTGAAATTGTCTTCAGCCCGCCCTGGAGCCGTGACATGATGAGCGACGAAGCCAAGCTTGAGCTCGGCATGTTTTAA